One window of Pseudochaenichthys georgianus chromosome 18, fPseGeo1.2, whole genome shotgun sequence genomic DNA carries:
- the LOC117463592 gene encoding ladderlectin-like isoform X2 translates to MKTLVVFVFLCASMALAGAAEAAPEEGELVLSEAAPVEDELAESPSSNACSDNWTEFDGRCFQYVPKELSWAKAEKNCHSMDAHLASVHSTAQHNQIQKIIIDASQKLKETWIGGSDAHEVGEWFWSDGSHFDYNDWCAGEPSVQEAQRCLQINYTEDKCWDNIECSTERPSVCFKDAEDFRDVFVCVHECVQNI, encoded by the exons ATGAAGACACTGGTTGTGTTTGTATTTTTGTGTGCCTCCATGGCCTTGGCTGGAGCTGCTG AGGCAGCGCCGGAGGAAGGCGAATTAG TTCTTTCAGAGGCAGCGCCGGTGGAAGACGAATTAG CTGAGAGTCCCAGCTCCAATGCTTGCTCTGACAACTGGACGGAGTTTGATGGCCGCTGTTTTCAGTACGTTCCCAAAGAGCTGAGCTGGGCCAAAGCTGAG AAAAACTGCCACTCCATGGATGCACACCTGGCTTCTGTTCACAGCACGGCGCAACACAACCAGATCCAGAAGATAATCATTGACGCCTCGCAGAAGCTGAAGGAAACCTGGATCGGAGGCTCGGACGCACATGAG GTGGGTGAGTGGTTCTGGTCCGATGGCTCACATTTCGACTACAACGACTGGTGTGCCGGAGAGCCCAGTGTACAGGAAGCCCAGAGGTGCCTGCAAATCAATTATACAG aGGATAAGTGCTGGGATAACATCGAGTGCTCCACCGAGCGTCCGTCCGTCTGTTTCAAAGACGCTGAAGACTTCCgagatgtgtttgtgtgcgtgcatgAGTGTGTCCAAAATATCTGA
- the LOC117463592 gene encoding ladderlectin-like isoform X1, producing the protein MKTLVVFVFLCASMALAGAAVLSEAAPEEGELVLSEAAPVEDELAESPSSNACSDNWTEFDGRCFQYVPKELSWAKAEKNCHSMDAHLASVHSTAQHNQIQKIIIDASQKLKETWIGGSDAHEVGEWFWSDGSHFDYNDWCAGEPSVQEAQRCLQINYTEDKCWDNIECSTERPSVCFKDAEDFRDVFVCVHECVQNI; encoded by the exons ATGAAGACACTGGTTGTGTTTGTATTTTTGTGTGCCTCCATGGCCTTGGCTGGAGCTGCTG TTCTTTCAGAGGCAGCGCCGGAGGAAGGCGAATTAG TTCTTTCAGAGGCAGCGCCGGTGGAAGACGAATTAG CTGAGAGTCCCAGCTCCAATGCTTGCTCTGACAACTGGACGGAGTTTGATGGCCGCTGTTTTCAGTACGTTCCCAAAGAGCTGAGCTGGGCCAAAGCTGAG AAAAACTGCCACTCCATGGATGCACACCTGGCTTCTGTTCACAGCACGGCGCAACACAACCAGATCCAGAAGATAATCATTGACGCCTCGCAGAAGCTGAAGGAAACCTGGATCGGAGGCTCGGACGCACATGAG GTGGGTGAGTGGTTCTGGTCCGATGGCTCACATTTCGACTACAACGACTGGTGTGCCGGAGAGCCCAGTGTACAGGAAGCCCAGAGGTGCCTGCAAATCAATTATACAG aGGATAAGTGCTGGGATAACATCGAGTGCTCCACCGAGCGTCCGTCCGTCTGTTTCAAAGACGCTGAAGACTTCCgagatgtgtttgtgtgcgtgcatgAGTGTGTCCAAAATATCTGA
- the LOC117463592 gene encoding ladderlectin-like isoform X3 produces the protein MKTEAAPEEDELVLSEAAPVEDELAESPSSNACSDNWTEFDGRCFQYVPKELSWAKAEKNCHSMDAHLASVHSTAQHNQIQKIIIDASQKLKETWIGGSDAHEVGEWFWSDGSHFDYNDWCAGEPSVQEAQRCLQINYTEDKCWDNIECSTERPSVCFKDAEDFRDVFVCVHECVQNI, from the exons TTCTTTCAGAGGCAGCGCCGGTGGAAGACGAATTAG CTGAGAGTCCCAGCTCCAATGCTTGCTCTGACAACTGGACGGAGTTTGATGGCCGCTGTTTTCAGTACGTTCCCAAAGAGCTGAGCTGGGCCAAAGCTGAG AAAAACTGCCACTCCATGGATGCACACCTGGCTTCTGTTCACAGCACGGCGCAACACAACCAGATCCAGAAGATAATCATTGACGCCTCGCAGAAGCTGAAGGAAACCTGGATCGGAGGCTCGGACGCACATGAG GTGGGTGAGTGGTTCTGGTCCGATGGCTCACATTTCGACTACAACGACTGGTGTGCCGGAGAGCCCAGTGTACAGGAAGCCCAGAGGTGCCTGCAAATCAATTATACAG aGGATAAGTGCTGGGATAACATCGAGTGCTCCACCGAGCGTCCGTCCGTCTGTTTCAAAGACGCTGAAGACTTCCgagatgtgtttgtgtgcgtgcatgAGTGTGTCCAAAATATCTGA
- the LOC117463999 gene encoding V-set domain containing T-cell activation inhibitor 1-like, protein MGPRALLLAAVLFCSAESSVHVSPEKVNVSAGGVVILPCSFPPKDVFPTVEWSKTDLKKGLVFLFRDNREDLEMKSPLYVNRTNLFLEHLKSGNASLRISNVQPADAGTYRCMRMWNNGQQNITKVELFVEMY, encoded by the exons ATGGGTCCGCGAGCTCTGCTGCTGGCAGCTGTGCTGTTTTGTTCAG CAGAGTCCTCGGTCCACGTCTCTCCAGAGAAGGTTAACGTCTCTGCCGGCGGCGTCGTTATTCTTCCTTGCAGTTTCCCTCCCAAAGATGTCTTCCCCACGGTGGAGTGGTCCAAGACAGACCTGAAGAAAGGGTTAGTCTTCCTGTTCCGCGACAACCGCGAGGATCTCGAGATGAAGAGCCCGCTCTACGTTAACCGGACGAACCTCTTCTTGGAACATCTGAAGAGTGGTAACGCCTCGCTGAGGATCTCCAACGTTCAGCCAGCGGACGCAGGAACGTATCGCTGCATGAGGATGTGGAATAACGGCCAACAAAATATTACAAAAGTGGAGCTTTTTGTGG